Proteins encoded together in one Calditrichota bacterium window:
- a CDS encoding PorV/PorQ family protein has translation MINVRCLGLVLTLSLFVQVANAQWVIGRYAGEFLSLGAGARALAMGGASIASPLPATAGYYNPAGLAGIDKRSVEFMHASQFDNLFTYDYLSFATPMQREMSGAVTVLYSRVGDIPLTRLADPTQPLSDGNRVEVDGQTGDHEWAAIASGGRMLGNGWNAGASAKILTKSVASETAVGLGFDVGLQRMIGSRTEFGAVVRDITTSTMAWSTGRTESILPTVGFGGRWSAPLKAMNADVTVVADAETRFETRGEAEVISAGPVSIEPRIGAEYLISKTVALRAGLKGDRFTAGAGLLFGSLAVNAALEDHNDLGLTHRVSVGVVF, from the coding sequence ATGATCAACGTGCGGTGCCTGGGGTTAGTTCTCACTTTATCACTTTTTGTCCAAGTCGCAAACGCGCAATGGGTTATCGGAAGATATGCTGGCGAGTTTTTGTCACTTGGAGCTGGAGCACGTGCACTCGCCATGGGTGGAGCATCTATCGCATCACCGCTTCCGGCGACCGCAGGGTATTACAATCCTGCCGGATTAGCTGGAATAGACAAGCGGTCGGTTGAATTCATGCACGCGTCGCAGTTTGACAACCTGTTTACTTACGACTATCTCTCGTTTGCGACTCCGATGCAGCGAGAGATGTCCGGTGCAGTTACGGTGCTATACTCTCGCGTTGGGGATATTCCGTTGACTCGTTTGGCGGACCCGACACAGCCACTTTCCGATGGCAACAGAGTTGAAGTTGATGGCCAAACCGGAGATCACGAATGGGCGGCAATTGCTTCGGGCGGCCGCATGCTTGGCAATGGATGGAATGCCGGAGCCAGTGCGAAGATATTGACCAAATCCGTCGCGTCGGAAACGGCGGTCGGTTTGGGGTTTGACGTCGGTTTACAACGTATGATCGGGAGTCGCACCGAGTTCGGAGCGGTCGTTCGGGATATTACGACAAGCACTATGGCTTGGTCGACCGGTCGAACGGAGTCGATTCTGCCGACCGTTGGTTTTGGTGGCCGCTGGTCGGCACCACTGAAGGCGATGAATGCCGATGTAACCGTTGTCGCCGATGCGGAGACGAGATTCGAGACTCGCGGCGAAGCGGAAGTGATTTCTGCCGGTCCGGTTTCAATTGAGCCGCGTATCGGAGCAGAGTACTTAATATCAAAGACCGTTGCTCTGCGCGCGGGCTTGAAAGGCGACCGTTTTACCGCGGGTGCCGGTTTGCTGTTCGGAAGTTTAGCGGTGAATGCCGCACTGGAAGATCACAACGATCTTGGGTTGACACACCGAGTGTCCGTAGGAGTAGTATTCTAA
- a CDS encoding YicC family protein has translation MIYSMTGFGRGEASEEGTTVTAELRTLNNRYFDFGLRAPRTISNFESELRELCRKGVERGKISLNMTESRAGAPTATRIDAEAAKRVSAQLQELCNDLSITESVHLDHLLQFPEVITPVDSPEMSDRILKLSVAATEKAIENLRQMRLEEGENLTKDMLKRLDLIHSALEEIRKAQEGLPTRALEKLKDRIQKLVPNESYDDNRLELELALIADRLDITEECVRLDGHIQAFRKTLLKPAGPVGKKLGFLLQEMNREANTISSKTSSLEISHLTVSVREEIERLREQVQNLE, from the coding sequence ATGATCTATTCCATGACCGGCTTCGGGCGAGGGGAAGCCAGCGAAGAAGGTACTACCGTCACCGCGGAGCTGCGCACGCTGAACAACCGGTATTTTGATTTCGGTTTACGCGCGCCGCGGACGATTTCCAATTTTGAATCTGAATTGCGCGAGCTCTGCCGCAAAGGGGTTGAGCGGGGCAAGATTAGCCTGAATATGACAGAGAGCCGGGCGGGCGCCCCTACCGCCACGCGTATCGACGCGGAGGCCGCAAAGCGGGTTTCAGCGCAATTGCAAGAGCTTTGCAATGATCTTAGTATTACGGAGTCCGTGCATCTGGATCACTTGCTTCAGTTCCCTGAAGTAATTACTCCGGTTGATTCGCCGGAAATGTCGGATCGTATTCTAAAATTGTCTGTCGCCGCAACGGAAAAAGCCATCGAAAATCTGCGTCAGATGCGGCTCGAAGAAGGCGAGAATCTGACTAAAGACATGCTGAAGCGGCTTGATCTGATTCACTCGGCGCTCGAAGAGATCAGGAAAGCGCAGGAAGGGTTGCCGACTCGCGCTTTGGAAAAACTCAAAGACCGGATTCAGAAACTCGTGCCGAACGAAAGCTACGACGACAACCGGCTCGAACTTGAATTGGCTTTGATAGCCGACAGACTCGATATCACCGAAGAATGCGTTCGGCTCGACGGACATATACAGGCGTTTCGAAAGACCTTGCTGAAACCGGCGGGTCCCGTCGGCAAGAAACTTGGCTTCCTGCTGCAAGAGATGAATCGCGAAGCGAACACGATCTCGTCGAAGACCTCAAGTCTGGAAATTTCCCATCTGACCGTAAGTGTGCGCGAGGAAATCGAGCGGCTGCGCGAGCAGGTGCAAAATCTTGAGTAG
- the gmk gene encoding guanylate kinase, producing the protein MSSIGRLIVFAAPAGGGKTTVIRAVRKAHPGWLFSCSATTRSPRPGEVDGQDYYFLTRDEFLARVAAGEFLEYEDVHGNLYGTLGTIVDEALAKGETMVLDLDVKGAASIKRFYPEATTVFIKPPSLEILKERLEKRGTESAEVIAKRLTRAEMELAQAELFDCVIVNDEIDRAVAEVLRCIERGRKPVE; encoded by the coding sequence TTGAGTAGCATTGGCCGATTGATTGTCTTTGCCGCTCCAGCAGGGGGAGGCAAGACTACAGTGATTCGCGCAGTTCGGAAGGCTCATCCGGGATGGCTCTTCTCTTGCAGTGCGACGACGCGCTCTCCCCGGCCGGGGGAAGTTGACGGACAGGATTACTATTTTTTGACGCGCGACGAGTTCTTGGCGCGGGTCGCTGCCGGAGAGTTTCTGGAATACGAAGACGTTCATGGAAATCTCTACGGTACACTTGGAACGATTGTCGATGAAGCACTCGCCAAAGGCGAAACGATGGTACTCGATTTGGACGTAAAGGGCGCCGCGAGTATCAAACGGTTTTATCCTGAAGCGACAACCGTCTTCATCAAACCTCCCTCCCTCGAAATCCTGAAAGAGCGGTTGGAGAAACGCGGAACGGAATCCGCCGAGGTGATTGCCAAACGACTCACCCGCGCGGAAATGGAACTTGCACAGGCCGAGCTATTCGACTGTGTGATTGTCAACGACGAAATTGATCGTGCCGTAGCCGAAGTTTTGCGCTGTATCGAGCGCGGACGGAAGCCGGTCGAATAA
- a CDS encoding DNA-directed RNA polymerase subunit omega, translating into MAYTRETHPESFVGKAENVYEAVLVIARRARQIGELQKRRIDRHLGQTEVLEQAAARARAESGDDSVEIEEIEREKIQFTKPVVLAIGEMVDGKIEKRYEE; encoded by the coding sequence ATGGCTTACACAAGAGAAACACATCCCGAATCTTTCGTCGGCAAGGCCGAAAACGTCTATGAAGCGGTGCTGGTAATTGCGCGTCGCGCCCGCCAAATCGGCGAGTTGCAGAAGCGCCGCATCGACCGTCACCTTGGCCAAACCGAAGTGCTCGAGCAAGCCGCCGCGCGCGCCCGCGCCGAAAGCGGCGACGACTCCGTAGAGATCGAAGAGATCGAGCGCGAGAAGATTCAATTCACGAAACCAGTTGTCCTCGCCATCGGCGAAATGGTGGACGGCAAGATCGAGAAGCGCTATGAAGAGTAA
- the coaBC gene encoding bifunctional phosphopantothenoylcysteine decarboxylase/phosphopantothenate--cysteine ligase CoaBC has protein sequence MKSNRRPDRDARYSGELGGRRILLGVTGGIAAYKAVEVARLLMKAGAKVQVVMTSAATKFVAPLSFETVTGRDVFVEMFPEHGKESPWHTELSSWAEIVVVAPATADHIGRIACGLGDDLLTTTLLAYERRRVICPSMNPRMWANPAVQENLNTLRTRGFRIVNPEDGEMARPGEDLGIGRLAEPETIFAEVKHLLSAPQDLRGVKVLVTGGRTEESWDPVRVLTNRASGRMGFALAEEARERGADVSLISGPSEVVPPSGVRLTRITTAHQMAEAVKREFHYCNILLMSAAVSDYTFGQTAQNKIKKGDPDPEINLVPTEDILRGISKNKGNRVIVGFALETENVLDNALRKLREKHLDIVVANNPLAKGSGFQVETNQVFIIHRNGSVQDLPLQSKREVAREILNAVMELYRNPLPEPDVEPDLELDFEPELPDAMEEEHGLVNLEGLDIEEGTETSKPEAPKHDKKKSKHKKKKKDKERVAAPQNGHAPSAPVDTAAPASEEQPLVAESPAEAPAQQAATAAKKKSRRGGRRVRERRERLAALAAQQSGQTQTAAPVEARPAEVSPDPKVTETKSTPVEAAAPAKKAAKKTRKKAVKKTPEEVAEAAEKKAAKKTAKKTSTKTTKAKAAKKKSAKKSADAEVAETVE, from the coding sequence ATGAAGAGTAACCGCCGTCCTGATCGGGATGCGCGCTATTCGGGAGAGCTTGGCGGTCGAAGAATTCTTTTAGGTGTAACGGGGGGCATCGCGGCGTACAAAGCCGTCGAAGTTGCGCGGTTGCTCATGAAAGCAGGAGCAAAAGTTCAGGTTGTCATGACCTCTGCCGCGACCAAATTCGTTGCTCCGTTGTCCTTTGAAACCGTTACCGGCCGTGACGTGTTTGTGGAAATGTTTCCCGAACACGGGAAAGAGTCTCCGTGGCACACGGAGCTTTCGTCTTGGGCGGAAATCGTTGTCGTCGCTCCGGCGACCGCGGATCACATTGGCCGCATCGCTTGCGGTTTGGGTGACGATCTGCTCACGACCACACTCTTGGCCTACGAGCGCCGTCGCGTAATTTGTCCGTCGATGAATCCGCGCATGTGGGCGAATCCTGCCGTGCAAGAGAATCTCAACACGCTGCGCACGCGAGGATTTCGCATCGTCAATCCCGAAGACGGAGAGATGGCGCGCCCCGGTGAAGATCTGGGGATCGGACGACTCGCTGAACCCGAGACAATTTTCGCGGAAGTGAAGCATCTCTTGAGCGCGCCGCAAGACCTGCGCGGCGTCAAGGTGTTGGTCACCGGTGGCCGCACGGAAGAAAGTTGGGACCCCGTGCGCGTGTTGACCAATCGCGCTTCCGGCAGAATGGGTTTTGCGCTGGCTGAAGAAGCGCGGGAACGTGGGGCGGACGTCTCCTTGATTTCCGGTCCCAGCGAAGTTGTTCCCCCGAGCGGTGTGCGTCTGACCCGCATCACGACCGCTCATCAAATGGCCGAAGCCGTCAAGCGCGAATTTCACTACTGCAATATTTTGCTGATGTCGGCGGCCGTAAGCGACTACACTTTTGGCCAGACTGCGCAGAACAAGATCAAGAAGGGCGATCCCGACCCCGAAATTAATCTTGTTCCAACGGAAGATATTCTGCGCGGCATCTCCAAGAACAAAGGCAACCGAGTGATCGTCGGTTTCGCTCTTGAAACCGAAAACGTGCTGGACAACGCGTTGCGAAAACTTCGCGAAAAGCATTTGGACATCGTCGTCGCGAACAATCCACTGGCCAAAGGAAGCGGATTTCAGGTCGAGACGAATCAGGTCTTTATCATTCACCGCAACGGCAGTGTACAGGACTTGCCGCTGCAATCCAAGCGTGAAGTCGCGCGCGAGATTCTGAATGCGGTGATGGAACTCTATCGCAATCCGCTTCCCGAACCGGACGTGGAGCCCGATCTTGAGTTGGACTTCGAGCCCGAGTTGCCGGATGCGATGGAAGAAGAGCACGGTCTTGTGAATTTGGAAGGCTTGGATATCGAGGAAGGTACGGAAACTTCCAAACCGGAAGCACCCAAGCACGACAAGAAGAAGTCCAAACACAAGAAGAAAAAGAAAGACAAAGAGCGCGTTGCCGCTCCGCAAAACGGACACGCTCCGTCGGCGCCGGTGGACACTGCGGCGCCTGCAAGCGAAGAACAGCCGCTTGTTGCCGAATCGCCAGCCGAGGCTCCGGCTCAACAAGCTGCAACCGCCGCCAAAAAGAAATCTCGCCGCGGCGGCAGACGAGTTCGCGAACGCCGCGAACGCTTGGCGGCATTGGCTGCGCAGCAATCAGGACAAACGCAAACCGCCGCTCCCGTTGAAGCGCGCCCGGCAGAAGTTTCTCCCGATCCAAAGGTTACAGAGACCAAGAGCACGCCGGTTGAAGCTGCGGCTCCTGCCAAAAAAGCGGCTAAGAAGACTCGAAAGAAGGCGGTAAAGAAGACTCCTGAAGAAGTCGCTGAAGCTGCCGAGAAGAAAGCCGCGAAGAAAACGGCCAAGAAGACTTCAACAAAGACCACCAAGGCCAAGGCGGCCAAGAAGAAATCTGCGAAGAAATCCGCTGACGCTGAAGTTGCCGAAACCGTTGAATGA
- a CDS encoding uracil-DNA glycosylase: MSSRAVRDYFETLSLFEEDIYLPRKTEQKSSAPRELRVLNDSVVPLPKNLEEFERQINTCVLCELGKTRTKFVFGDGDSQARIVFVGEAPGHDEDQTGIPFVGRAGQLLNEMLSEAGLDRKQVYICNTLKCRPPGNRDPLPSEKATCRPYLRTQLSLISPDIIVCLGKHAANELLGTDQPMKELRGRVIPWEGMQLLVTYHPAYYLRNMSQKVHGDADFKLLRELYDKLPR, encoded by the coding sequence ATGAGTTCCCGCGCGGTAAGAGACTATTTCGAGACTCTGTCGCTCTTTGAAGAGGATATCTATCTGCCGCGCAAAACCGAACAAAAATCTTCCGCACCGCGCGAATTGCGTGTGTTGAATGACTCGGTGGTTCCTTTGCCGAAAAATCTGGAAGAATTCGAACGGCAAATCAATACATGCGTTCTGTGTGAACTGGGTAAGACTCGCACGAAGTTCGTTTTCGGCGACGGTGACTCCCAAGCGCGCATCGTATTTGTCGGCGAAGCTCCCGGACACGACGAAGATCAAACGGGCATTCCGTTTGTCGGCAGAGCGGGGCAGTTGCTCAATGAAATGCTGTCCGAGGCAGGACTCGATCGCAAGCAGGTCTATATTTGCAACACGCTGAAATGCAGGCCGCCCGGGAACCGCGACCCTCTGCCGTCGGAGAAAGCAACCTGCAGGCCGTACTTACGAACGCAGCTTTCTCTGATTAGTCCCGACATCATCGTTTGTCTGGGAAAACATGCGGCGAACGAACTGCTTGGAACGGATCAGCCGATGAAGGAGCTGCGGGGTCGCGTGATTCCGTGGGAAGGTATGCAGCTTCTGGTCACGTACCATCCGGCTTACTACCTGCGCAACATGTCGCAAAAAGTTCACGGCGACGCGGACTTCAAATTACTGCGCGAGTTGTACGACAAACTTCCTCGATGA
- the dnaB gene encoding replicative DNA helicase: MAHPAYAERSQTPDLSGVRVPPQAPEMERALLGALLSDGAAFARVAHLVEQSSFYKPNHRTLFHCISELDQRREPIDLITVTDELRRVSKLEEIGGVPFLSELAAEVPTSANIEHYAAVVHEKALLRNVISLSAEAVSKASEPTARADDVFEKVQSDLVDLIGRRRGRNALTSLDAVKTTIDHIEHMKQREGHVHGVSSGFSRLDDFTTGFNPGELIIIAARPSMGKTALAMNIATGAAHHGDARVAIFSLEMDVRQLVLRMLSGEAHISLQRVRTGRMTKEEYGRLSMSAGRLADLHLFFDDQPGLDISTLRARARQLWLENRINLIVIDYLQLITPPKMVDNQQQWIAYVSASLKNLAKELKIPIIVLSQLSRAPESRGGDRRPLLSDLRDSGAIEQDADVVMFVYRPEYYKDLFKGKKDPTYEIGTQSYPIDGLAEIIVAKNRNGPTGSLALSFIKEYTMFAPLESDVPPMTGAPTEDYGDNSLPPIDDNPF; the protein is encoded by the coding sequence TTGGCTCACCCCGCATACGCAGAGCGTTCGCAAACGCCCGATCTTTCCGGCGTCCGTGTTCCCCCGCAAGCTCCCGAGATGGAGCGCGCGCTGCTGGGTGCATTGCTCTCTGACGGAGCGGCATTTGCGCGCGTCGCGCATTTAGTCGAGCAAAGTTCTTTTTACAAGCCGAATCATCGCACGCTGTTTCATTGCATAAGCGAGCTCGACCAGCGGCGCGAGCCCATTGATCTGATCACGGTCACGGACGAGTTGCGCCGAGTAAGTAAACTTGAAGAGATCGGCGGCGTACCGTTCTTGAGCGAACTTGCCGCCGAAGTTCCGACGTCCGCAAACATAGAGCACTATGCCGCGGTCGTGCACGAAAAAGCGTTGTTGCGCAACGTGATCTCGTTGAGCGCCGAAGCCGTCTCGAAGGCCAGCGAACCTACCGCGCGCGCCGACGATGTTTTTGAAAAAGTTCAAAGCGATTTGGTGGACTTGATTGGCCGCCGCCGCGGTCGCAACGCCTTGACGTCGCTCGACGCGGTCAAGACGACGATTGACCACATTGAGCACATGAAGCAGCGTGAAGGCCATGTTCACGGCGTGTCTTCGGGCTTCTCGCGCTTGGATGATTTCACGACGGGATTTAATCCTGGCGAGTTGATCATCATCGCCGCCCGCCCCTCGATGGGTAAGACTGCTCTCGCAATGAACATCGCAACCGGTGCCGCGCATCATGGCGATGCGCGCGTCGCAATTTTCTCTTTGGAAATGGACGTACGTCAGTTGGTGCTGCGTATGCTGTCCGGCGAAGCCCACATCAGTTTGCAGCGCGTGCGAACGGGCCGCATGACCAAGGAAGAATACGGCAGACTGTCGATGTCCGCCGGCCGCTTGGCCGACCTGCATCTGTTCTTTGACGATCAACCCGGTTTGGATATCAGCACGCTGCGTGCCCGTGCGCGCCAGTTGTGGCTGGAAAACAGAATCAACCTGATCGTGATCGACTACCTGCAGCTCATAACGCCGCCGAAAATGGTGGATAACCAGCAGCAGTGGATCGCCTATGTTTCCGCGTCGCTAAAAAATCTCGCCAAAGAGCTGAAGATTCCGATCATTGTTCTGTCGCAGCTTTCACGCGCGCCGGAATCTCGCGGCGGAGACCGCAGGCCGCTGCTGTCGGATTTGCGCGACTCCGGAGCGATTGAACAGGACGCCGACGTCGTGATGTTCGTTTACCGTCCGGAATATTACAAAGATTTGTTCAAGGGTAAGAAAGACCCGACGTACGAAATAGGCACGCAGTCTTACCCGATTGACGGTTTGGCGGAGATCATCGTAGCGAAGAACCGTAACGGCCCGACAGGATCGCTTGCGCTGTCATTCATCAAAGAGTATACGATGTTCGCGCCGCTCGAATCGGATGTTCCTCCAATGACCGGAGCACCGACGGAAGATTACGGTGACAACTCTCTGCCGCCAATAGATGATAACCCGTTCTAA
- a CDS encoding bifunctional (p)ppGpp synthetase/guanosine-3',5'-bis(diphosphate) 3'-pyrophosphohydrolase → MADAAQKLEAAFPQESPVSLPPLVGPRYEGIDAEFLRSVDTIRIALYQNFPNSDLDLVERAFLFAHDAHKNQRRLSGEPYITHLLAVAEILAELHMREDVIAAGLLHDTVEDTETTMEELRSNFGDGVAKMVDGVTKIPELKYESKEKQQAENLHKMLLSMVNDLRVILIKFADRLHNMRTIDHMTRKQQERIALETMDVYAPLAHRLGVYQIKWELEDLAFKVLEPRAYHELAEKVSLKRTERERIIQRESARIQAELRKAGVRGQVVGRPKHLYSIFNKIRTRGYSFEEILDLLAIRIIVPKMEECYFALGIVHSLYTPIQDKFTDYIATPKSNMYQSLHTKVFGPDGRKIEVQIRTEDMHSRAEYGIAAHWRYKEGDQSRKELDRQIEWLRGLLDNQSEPGNSREYLEDLKINLFEGEIFVFTPRGKLLTLPVGSTPVDFAFAVHTDVGLHAMAVKINGHIAPLKATLQSGDLVEVIVSPNQKPNPDWLQFVKTSRARNKIKKWLKEQHFEESQKLGREMLSRELTRLRIKKTDKDLAETAQLFGHNSLEGFLASIGSGDLTVENVVRKLAPEPSPAGPVSNVLSKVIRRVKGSDTGIRIHGMDQVAVSFGTCCQPLPGDQITGFISTGRGVVVHRVDCKNIPFLMKRPERNIHVDWDADREAKFNVRVRVTAEDRAQLLGDITVALAKEDVNLLYIEMKREDHFASGRLVLEVKSLLHLQRVLKRVRAIPGVLHVERLDEDVPGIEPA, encoded by the coding sequence ATGGCCGATGCAGCACAAAAACTCGAGGCAGCTTTTCCGCAGGAGTCTCCTGTAAGTTTGCCGCCGCTGGTCGGTCCGCGATATGAGGGGATCGATGCGGAGTTTCTGCGTTCGGTTGACACGATTCGTATTGCTCTTTATCAAAACTTTCCAAATTCGGATCTTGACTTAGTCGAGCGCGCTTTTCTGTTCGCACACGATGCGCACAAGAACCAGCGCAGGCTTTCGGGTGAGCCCTATATTACGCATTTGCTGGCCGTCGCGGAGATCTTGGCCGAATTGCACATGCGTGAAGACGTCATCGCCGCGGGACTCCTGCACGACACCGTGGAAGACACCGAGACCACGATGGAAGAGTTGCGGAGTAATTTCGGTGACGGAGTCGCCAAGATGGTCGACGGCGTCACCAAAATTCCCGAGCTTAAGTATGAGTCCAAAGAGAAGCAGCAGGCAGAGAATCTGCACAAAATGCTGCTTTCGATGGTCAACGACTTGCGTGTGATCCTGATCAAGTTCGCCGATCGTTTGCACAACATGCGCACGATCGACCACATGACGCGCAAACAGCAGGAACGAATCGCGCTCGAGACGATGGACGTGTATGCGCCGCTTGCGCACAGGCTCGGAGTCTATCAGATCAAATGGGAGCTTGAAGACCTTGCGTTCAAAGTTCTTGAGCCGCGCGCGTATCATGAGCTGGCGGAAAAAGTTTCGCTGAAACGGACCGAACGCGAGCGCATCATCCAACGTGAAAGCGCCCGCATTCAAGCCGAGCTTCGCAAAGCTGGCGTGCGCGGTCAAGTCGTGGGCCGTCCCAAACATCTGTATTCGATCTTTAACAAAATCCGGACGCGCGGCTACTCGTTCGAAGAGATTCTCGATCTTTTGGCGATCCGCATTATCGTTCCGAAGATGGAAGAGTGCTACTTCGCGCTCGGAATCGTGCACTCGCTCTACACGCCGATTCAGGACAAGTTCACCGACTACATCGCGACTCCCAAGTCGAACATGTACCAGTCGCTGCACACCAAAGTTTTCGGTCCCGACGGGCGTAAGATCGAAGTGCAGATTCGCACTGAAGACATGCACAGCCGTGCCGAATACGGTATCGCCGCGCACTGGCGCTACAAAGAAGGCGATCAGAGCCGCAAGGAGCTCGACCGGCAAATCGAATGGCTGCGCGGCCTGCTTGACAACCAGTCCGAGCCGGGGAATTCGCGCGAGTATCTTGAAGATCTCAAGATCAATTTGTTTGAAGGCGAGATATTCGTCTTCACGCCGCGCGGCAAACTGTTGACGCTTCCTGTCGGTTCGACTCCCGTGGATTTTGCGTTCGCCGTGCATACCGACGTCGGCCTGCATGCGATGGCCGTAAAGATTAACGGACACATCGCGCCGCTCAAGGCGACGTTGCAATCGGGCGATTTGGTCGAGGTCATCGTCTCGCCGAACCAAAAACCGAACCCCGATTGGCTGCAGTTCGTAAAGACCAGCCGCGCGCGCAACAAGATCAAGAAGTGGCTCAAGGAGCAGCACTTCGAAGAATCGCAGAAGCTGGGCCGGGAAATGCTGTCGCGCGAGCTGACTCGCTTGCGAATCAAGAAAACGGACAAAGACCTCGCGGAGACCGCGCAATTGTTCGGTCACAATTCGCTCGAGGGATTCTTGGCGTCGATTGGTTCGGGTGACCTGACTGTCGAGAACGTGGTTCGCAAACTGGCTCCCGAGCCGTCGCCGGCAGGGCCGGTTTCCAATGTTCTCTCAAAAGTTATTCGCCGCGTCAAGGGCAGCGACACCGGTATCCGCATTCACGGAATGGACCAAGTTGCCGTGAGTTTCGGCACGTGTTGTCAGCCGCTTCCCGGAGATCAAATCACGGGATTTATCAGTACGGGCCGCGGAGTCGTGGTGCACCGCGTGGATTGCAAGAACATCCCGTTCTTGATGAAACGGCCCGAGCGCAACATACACGTAGACTGGGACGCCGACCGCGAAGCGAAATTCAACGTCCGCGTGCGCGTCACGGCCGAAGATCGCGCCCAACTCTTGGGCGACATCACGGTCGCGTTAGCCAAGGAGGACGTGAATCTGCTCTACATAGAAATGAAACGCGAAGACCATTTCGCTTCAGGCCGGTTGGTGCTCGAAGTGAAATCACTGCTTCATTTGCAGCGCGTGCTCAAACGCGTTCGCGCGATACCCGGAGTGCTCCACGTCGAGCGTTTGGATGAGGACGTTCCGGGCATCGAACCGGCATAA
- a CDS encoding integration host factor subunit beta — MRTYIKKDVVERVAVLSNERPDTVAKVVNDTFTVLRQIMAGDEAELRIEIRDFGVFEVKKTKPKPKARNPKTNEIIYVAARRKTHFKPGKLLKESLKTPLDQIPPSEQ; from the coding sequence ATGCGAACTTACATCAAGAAAGATGTGGTAGAGCGTGTAGCCGTGCTCAGCAACGAGCGTCCGGATACGGTGGCCAAGGTGGTCAACGATACGTTCACCGTGCTGCGCCAGATCATGGCAGGAGACGAAGCGGAGTTACGAATTGAGATTCGTGATTTTGGCGTGTTCGAAGTTAAGAAGACGAAGCCGAAACCGAAAGCGCGTAATCCCAAGACCAACGAGATTATCTACGTTGCAGCTCGACGGAAGACGCATTTCAAACCCGGAAAACTTCTGAAGGAGTCGCTCAAGACTCCATTGGATCAAATTCCGCCGAGCGAGCAGTAG
- the ruvX gene encoding Holliday junction resolvase RuvX has protein sequence MSRVLGLDWGTRRIGVAVSDAERRLAVGYAVWSAEETDYLPSLVRAIGEEDISLIVVGLPLTLSGEEGVSAQAARAFAVRISGLGPEVMMADERMTSFQASRSLSQAGINQKKQRGKLDMAAAVLLLQSFLDEHQTPRE, from the coding sequence ATGTCACGCGTCCTCGGTTTGGACTGGGGAACGCGTCGCATCGGGGTAGCGGTCTCGGACGCTGAGCGGCGCCTGGCCGTCGGGTACGCGGTATGGTCTGCCGAAGAGACGGATTATCTGCCTTCGCTGGTTCGAGCAATCGGCGAAGAGGATATCTCTCTCATTGTGGTTGGACTTCCGCTGACCTTGTCGGGCGAAGAAGGCGTGTCCGCGCAGGCTGCCCGTGCATTTGCCGTCCGCATCAGCGGGCTGGGACCCGAGGTCATGATGGCGGATGAACGGATGACGTCGTTTCAGGCGAGCAGGTCGCTTTCGCAGGCTGGAATCAATCAAAAGAAACAACGGGGAAAACTCGACATGGCGGCAGCGGTATTGCTGCTGCAGTCGTTTTTGGACGAACATCAAACACCTCGTGAATAG